GACTCTCCCCTCATGCAGAGATACGACGTCACCGTGACCACCGCCGCCCCGCCGGAAATCGTGTGGAAGCTCCTCGTCGACGCGACGAGCTGGCCCCTGTGGTCGAAGGTGGACAGCCTGGACACGGCACGGTCGGAGGGGCTCGACCCGGACGGCGACGACGGCGTCGGCGCCGTCCGGGCGTTCCGCACCGGACGGGTCGTGACCGGCGAACGGCTGACGGAGAAGGTCGAGCCGAGCCTCCTGGGCTACGAGGACG
The window above is part of the Streptomyces venezuelae genome. Proteins encoded here:
- a CDS encoding SRPBCC family protein, which gives rise to MQRYDVTVTTAAPPEIVWKLLVDATSWPLWSKVDSLDTARSEGLDPDGDDGVGAVRAFRTGRVVTGERLTEKVEPSLLGYEDAFNTPMHNYRARIELKPTAGSGTVIHWHGEYETSGLKRLFLPRYLQKFMQGMAEGLARHAEVIAP